Proteins from a single region of Sneathiella aquimaris:
- a CDS encoding TetR/AcrR family transcriptional regulator, translating to MKTKDKFLNASIDLFGSQGFSGTGIKQIVSKAGATWGSVYHFFPDGKDQLGVESVKLAAEKDNEAFKIALGSSKSLMAGIELIFKSEIKRLKKSNYTYGCAVASIASDVAASSDDVRKACSDAFRLWQSTISNAIRDRGVEDKRAEFLSDVILSTLEGATLMSRTHRSTEPMENAILMIELLLKDTD from the coding sequence ATGAAAACAAAAGATAAATTTTTGAACGCAAGTATTGATCTTTTTGGCTCGCAGGGCTTCTCGGGTACTGGCATAAAACAAATTGTTAGTAAAGCTGGCGCGACATGGGGATCTGTCTATCACTTCTTCCCTGATGGTAAGGATCAATTGGGTGTGGAATCGGTGAAACTAGCTGCCGAAAAGGATAACGAGGCCTTCAAAATTGCACTTGGCAGTTCAAAAAGTCTGATGGCAGGAATTGAACTTATCTTCAAATCTGAAATAAAACGCTTGAAGAAGAGCAACTACACATACGGCTGCGCGGTGGCTTCAATCGCTTCCGATGTTGCGGCTTCGTCTGACGATGTACGAAAAGCTTGCTCAGATGCTTTTCGCTTGTGGCAGTCAACGATTTCCAATGCCATTCGGGATAGAGGAGTGGAGGACAAGCGGGCTGAATTCCTGTCAGATGTTATTCTGTCAACTCTGGAAGGGGCAACTCTCATGAGCCGTACACATCGCTCAACTGAACCAATGGAAAACGCCATACTGATGATTGAACTCCTGCTGAAGGATACTGATTAG
- a CDS encoding FMN-dependent NADH-azoreductase has protein sequence MKTLLHIDSSARKTTNSTAAYNSVSKSIAATFLKKWRILNNEGKIIHRDVGINPPDFISQDWIAAVFTPDDAKTDAQKALLSLSDTLISELEQADIIVMSSSMYNYGMPAALKAWFDQVIRIHKTFTFDLARGDFPLEPIMSGKILVLITSSGEFGFGIGDIREKMNHLGPHIRTLSHYLGVETVHEINAEYQEFNDDRHLESVRNAHKSAEALALELASR, from the coding sequence ATGAAAACCCTTTTGCATATTGACTCTAGTGCGAGAAAAACAACCAACTCGACAGCTGCTTATAATTCTGTATCAAAATCAATCGCCGCCACTTTTTTGAAGAAATGGCGTATCTTGAACAATGAAGGTAAAATCATTCATCGGGATGTGGGCATCAACCCACCAGATTTTATCAGTCAAGACTGGATTGCCGCAGTTTTTACGCCAGATGACGCAAAAACTGACGCTCAAAAGGCCTTGCTTTCCCTATCGGATACCTTGATCAGTGAGTTGGAGCAGGCCGACATCATTGTCATGTCATCCTCCATGTACAATTACGGCATGCCAGCTGCTTTGAAGGCCTGGTTTGATCAGGTTATCCGCATCCACAAGACATTCACCTTTGACCTGGCGCGTGGGGACTTTCCATTAGAGCCTATTATGTCTGGAAAAATACTGGTTTTGATTACATCCAGTGGCGAGTTTGGTTTCGGGATTGGTGATATCCGCGAAAAAATGAACCATCTCGGCCCACATATACGGACACTCAGCCACTATTTGGGTGTTGAAACCGTCCATGAAATCAACGCTGAATATCAGGAATTTAACGACGACCGGCATTTGGAGTCCGTCAGAAACGCCCACAAGTCGGCAGAAGCGCTCGCTCTGGAACTGGCCAGCCGATAA
- a CDS encoding LysR substrate-binding domain-containing protein produces MYPKLPSLNVLRTFDAAARLKSFKLAAEELNVTPTAVSHQIKALEEGLGTRLFERQTRAVKLTRDGEILLDTTFNAFRQLTETVNNIVGSAEILTISTTSSFASMWLVPNLHKFYEENPGIEVAIQTGEQKVDVMHDRRIDLAISYGQYDPASPHASKLVTEKFGMYATPTYLDNVVTLKDAQLLETEWMNRSLPSITWEALINRHGREERHGNFTVRRFDQEHHVIQAALAGQGIALVSSILVRNAVKEQWLVPYISDGLPGEIAGLTYYLVVPPHNQRNKNVQAFTKWLSSEIQESLI; encoded by the coding sequence ATGTACCCGAAATTACCATCTCTTAATGTTCTTAGGACCTTTGATGCGGCTGCAAGACTTAAAAGCTTTAAATTGGCCGCTGAAGAATTGAATGTGACTCCAACGGCTGTCTCTCACCAAATCAAGGCATTGGAAGAGGGGCTTGGAACGCGATTGTTTGAGCGCCAAACCCGTGCTGTAAAGCTGACCAGAGACGGAGAAATCCTTCTGGACACGACATTCAATGCCTTTCGGCAACTCACTGAAACTGTCAACAATATCGTCGGTTCAGCAGAGATACTGACGATCAGTACAACATCATCGTTTGCTTCCATGTGGCTGGTGCCAAACCTGCATAAGTTTTACGAAGAAAATCCAGGCATTGAGGTTGCCATCCAAACGGGAGAGCAAAAAGTTGATGTGATGCATGATCGTCGCATTGACCTTGCGATCAGTTATGGGCAGTACGATCCTGCATCGCCCCATGCCTCAAAACTCGTTACCGAAAAGTTTGGCATGTATGCGACGCCAACCTATCTGGATAACGTCGTGACCCTAAAGGATGCTCAGCTACTTGAAACTGAGTGGATGAACAGATCATTGCCGTCCATTACCTGGGAGGCGCTGATTAATCGGCACGGGCGCGAAGAGAGACATGGGAACTTCACTGTAAGGCGGTTTGATCAGGAGCATCACGTTATTCAAGCCGCACTGGCGGGTCAGGGCATTGCCCTGGTGAGCTCTATACTTGTTAGAAATGCTGTGAAAGAACAATGGCTTGTTCCTTATATCAGCGATGGTTTGCCGGGCGAAATTGCAGGTTTGACCTATTACCTTGTTGTGCCCCCCCATAATCAACGCAATAAAAACGTCCAGGCCTTCACTAAATGGCTGTCTTCTGAGATTCAGGAGAGCCTCATCTGA
- a CDS encoding SDR family NAD(P)-dependent oxidoreductase codes for MDQSDPVSIKQAILKVSEIFDGCDLLVNIAGMAAGGHRLPYSDLAAMTPEIWDEMMTVNVRGPYLVSRAAAPFLRKSKWGRIVNPGPTIGIGPWGAGAPYAPSKGAIGTLTRYLAAVLAPEITVNCVPLI; via the coding sequence ATTGATCAAAGCGATCCAGTTTCCATTAAACAAGCTATCTTAAAGGTCTCAGAAATCTTCGATGGATGCGATTTGTTGGTCAATATTGCAGGGATGGCGGCCGGGGGACATCGCTTGCCCTACAGCGATCTTGCCGCAATGACTCCGGAAATTTGGGATGAAATGATGACGGTGAATGTACGAGGACCTTATCTTGTTTCTCGCGCCGCGGCGCCTTTTCTTCGCAAATCCAAATGGGGACGGATTGTGAATCCAGGGCCCACTATTGGGATCGGGCCGTGGGGTGCCGGCGCGCCATATGCCCCCAGCAAAGGCGCAATCGGGACACTAACACGTTATTTGGCGGCCGTGCTCGCCCCGGAAATCACCGTCAATTGTGTACCCCTGATCTAA
- a CDS encoding metal-dependent hydrolase: MDSVTQFVLGASIGAACLGKRHGLRKAVLTGGLLGTLPDLDVFWNYGGPLENFVFHRSATHSLVLQTIITPLLAESLWRVFKKPLDGRFTFYLVIWLCLITHALLDAVTIYGTQLFWPITNHPFGIGSVFIIDPLYTLPLLFVVVWALIRPTWTKAYTKALTVSFCLSTLYLGWSVFAQDWMKNRAIEHFASRNIPTDQVLVLPLPFSTLAWKAIAVQGDTYTNLYLPLTKTDDAPIFYRHKRWPRNLTCAQLGGYPAHEILRAFTKGYYSLTQATDNKLVQADLRMGLTPNYVFRFQLQDGANPNDGVKNLAERVASRRSQDGDLPWLFKMMAGEITPRPAENANIFPQHQIAQTQPQYNCAKTG; encoded by the coding sequence ATGGATTCTGTCACACAATTTGTTCTGGGCGCGAGTATCGGTGCGGCGTGCCTTGGAAAACGCCACGGGCTGCGTAAAGCCGTCTTAACGGGTGGATTGTTGGGAACCCTGCCTGACCTTGACGTCTTCTGGAACTATGGTGGCCCCCTCGAAAACTTTGTCTTTCATCGTTCTGCGACACACTCGCTGGTTCTTCAAACGATCATCACCCCCTTGCTGGCAGAAAGTCTTTGGCGGGTCTTCAAAAAACCATTGGACGGCAGATTTACCTTCTATCTTGTCATCTGGTTGTGCTTAATCACACACGCCCTTCTGGATGCAGTCACCATCTATGGCACACAGTTATTCTGGCCAATAACAAACCATCCTTTTGGCATTGGCTCTGTGTTTATCATCGACCCTTTATACACGTTACCATTACTGTTCGTTGTGGTTTGGGCGCTAATCCGTCCAACTTGGACAAAAGCCTATACAAAAGCCCTGACAGTTTCATTTTGCCTATCCACCCTGTATCTGGGCTGGTCGGTTTTCGCTCAGGACTGGATGAAAAACAGGGCCATCGAACATTTTGCCAGTCGCAATATTCCAACAGATCAGGTCTTGGTTCTTCCCCTACCCTTCTCTACTCTGGCCTGGAAGGCAATCGCCGTTCAAGGAGACACCTACACAAACTTGTACTTACCCCTCACAAAAACCGACGACGCCCCCATCTTCTACAGGCACAAAAGGTGGCCGAGAAACCTCACATGCGCACAATTGGGCGGCTATCCGGCTCACGAAATTCTTCGGGCTTTTACCAAGGGGTATTACAGCCTTACACAGGCAACAGATAACAAATTAGTGCAAGCAGACCTCAGAATGGGCCTAACCCCAAACTATGTTTTCCGTTTTCAATTACAAGACGGGGCCAACCCCAATGACGGTGTAAAAAACCTTGCAGAACGGGTCGCGTCCCGTCGTTCTCAAGACGGAGATCTACCTTGGCTGTTCAAAATGATGGCAGGGGAAATCACCCCTCGCCCCGCAGAAAACGCGAATATATTCCCTCAACATCAAATTGCGCAGACACAACCGCAATATAACTGCGCGAAAACAGGGTAA